From the genome of Fundidesulfovibrio magnetotacticus, one region includes:
- a CDS encoding beta-1,3-glucanase family protein has translation MFNLPSGADPDKVFVSFFNNGGSIDGWYYDDAGGKETLKTNTSYSMSQLTDNAKDKDKPKSVGVGVPSDVPAVMVNSFNSGRIYISYGSAMDYSGGFPDPGNSSDKNRNTRYQYLEPTISGSTINVDLSYIDDLSIPLSMEAVNASKSATNSPQKTTVSGADLAKAASSAATSTSAVYKEGSIGSSLSGDFKRVLTPHNDGSLYHDWSWLKADKPTATLENYFNGVGEKPSEASLKAQQYKFTVTFDGSGNASITGSGDSIKSSTITINFTDLNAATGVYGANPSYTVSNYDNTGKSKTFNGINNDIYGYIVGDLLAGLDWGFVGSTTKLGGTEIGKLSSAHWWGGKTSDGKTVSPGDSAVGQGLVFSKAQSDSKKYDNYAANLDGKTAGYAAPFQDRAGSNLLFFDRGKDSSAYLEVSIGKD, from the coding sequence GTGTTCAACCTCCCCTCGGGAGCGGACCCGGACAAGGTGTTCGTCTCCTTCTTCAACAACGGGGGGAGCATCGACGGATGGTACTACGACGATGCAGGCGGCAAGGAGACGCTCAAGACCAACACCTCCTATTCGATGTCCCAGCTGACGGACAACGCCAAGGACAAGGACAAGCCGAAATCCGTCGGCGTGGGCGTGCCGAGCGATGTGCCCGCCGTGATGGTGAACAGCTTCAACAGCGGACGGATCTACATCAGCTACGGCAGCGCCATGGACTATTCCGGCGGATTCCCGGACCCCGGGAACAGTTCGGACAAGAACAGGAACACGCGGTATCAGTACCTGGAGCCCACCATCTCCGGCAGCACGATCAACGTGGACCTTTCCTACATCGACGATCTTTCGATCCCCCTGAGCATGGAGGCGGTCAACGCCTCCAAGAGCGCCACCAATTCGCCCCAGAAGACCACCGTGAGCGGCGCCGACCTGGCCAAGGCGGCATCCAGCGCGGCGACATCCACCTCGGCGGTCTACAAGGAAGGGTCCATCGGCAGTTCTCTCTCGGGAGACTTCAAGCGCGTGCTCACGCCCCACAACGACGGCAGCCTCTACCACGACTGGTCCTGGCTCAAGGCCGACAAGCCCACGGCGACCCTTGAGAACTACTTCAACGGAGTGGGGGAAAAGCCCAGCGAGGCCTCGCTCAAGGCGCAACAGTACAAGTTCACCGTGACGTTCGACGGTTCCGGCAACGCCTCCATCACCGGCAGCGGCGACAGCATCAAGAGCAGCACCATCACCATCAACTTCACGGACCTGAACGCCGCCACGGGCGTCTACGGGGCCAACCCCTCCTACACGGTGAGCAACTACGACAACACCGGCAAGAGCAAGACGTTCAACGGCATCAACAACGACATCTACGGCTACATCGTGGGCGACCTGCTGGCCGGGCTGGACTGGGGCTTCGTGGGCAGCACGACAAAGCTCGGGGGAACCGAGATCGGCAAGCTCTCCAGCGCCCACTGGTGGGGCGGCAAGACCTCGGACGGCAAGACGGTCTCCCCGGGCGACAGCGCCGTGGGCCAGGGGCTGGTGTTCTCCAAGGCCCAGTCGGACTCCAAAAAGTACGACAACTACGCCGCCAACCTGGACGGCAAGACCGCGGGCTACGCCGCGCCGTTCCAGGACCGGGCAGGAAGCAACCTCCTGTTCTTCGACAGGGGAAAGGACTCCTCGGCCTACCTGGAAGTGAGCATCGGGAAGGACTGA